Proteins encoded together in one Stutzerimonas stutzeri window:
- a CDS encoding Re/Si-specific NAD(P)(+) transhydrogenase subunit alpha translates to MHIGVPLETHSGETRVAATPETVKKLIGQGHRVTLQSGAGLLSSVPDSAYEAVGATIGDAAAALAAELVLKVNAPDEAELAQMQSGSVLLGMLNPFDNDCIAHMAARGITAFALEAAPRTSRAQSLDVLSSQANIAGYKAVLVGAHHYPRFMPMLMTAAGTVKAARVLILGAGVAGLQAIATAKRLGAVVEASDVRPAVKEQIESLGAKFVDVPLETDEERECAEGVGGYARPMPASWMARQAQAVHERALQSDIVITTALIPGRKAPTLLQEATVEQMKPGSVIVDLAAGHGGNCPLTEIDQVVVRHGVTIVGHANLATLVPADASALYARNLLDFLKLVIDKDGQFQLNLEDDIVAACLMCRDGQVVRTNG, encoded by the coding sequence ATGCACATCGGTGTTCCTCTCGAAACCCACTCCGGGGAGACGCGCGTCGCCGCGACCCCGGAAACCGTCAAGAAACTGATCGGCCAAGGGCACCGGGTGACGCTGCAAAGCGGCGCCGGGTTGCTTTCCAGCGTGCCGGACAGCGCCTATGAAGCGGTCGGCGCGACCATCGGCGATGCGGCCGCGGCACTTGCCGCCGAGCTGGTGCTGAAGGTCAATGCGCCGGACGAGGCCGAACTGGCGCAGATGCAGTCCGGCAGCGTGCTGCTGGGCATGCTCAACCCGTTCGACAATGACTGCATCGCGCACATGGCAGCCCGCGGTATCACCGCCTTCGCCCTGGAAGCCGCGCCGCGTACGTCCCGTGCACAGAGCCTGGACGTGCTCTCGTCGCAGGCCAACATCGCCGGCTACAAGGCGGTGCTGGTCGGTGCTCATCACTACCCGCGCTTCATGCCAATGCTGATGACCGCCGCCGGTACGGTGAAGGCCGCGCGCGTGCTGATCCTCGGCGCCGGCGTCGCCGGGCTGCAGGCCATCGCCACGGCCAAGCGCCTGGGTGCGGTGGTCGAGGCTTCGGACGTGCGCCCGGCAGTGAAGGAGCAGATCGAGTCGCTCGGCGCCAAGTTCGTCGACGTGCCGCTGGAGACCGACGAGGAGCGCGAATGCGCCGAAGGCGTCGGTGGCTATGCGCGGCCGATGCCGGCCTCGTGGATGGCGCGTCAGGCGCAGGCGGTGCACGAGCGCGCGCTGCAGTCGGACATCGTCATCACCACCGCGCTGATCCCGGGCCGCAAGGCGCCGACACTGCTGCAGGAAGCCACCGTCGAGCAGATGAAGCCCGGCTCGGTGATCGTCGACCTGGCGGCCGGGCATGGCGGTAACTGCCCACTGACCGAGATCGATCAGGTGGTGGTGCGCCACGGCGTGACCATCGTCGGCCACGCCAACCTGGCGACGCTGGTGCCGGCCGACGCCTCGGCGCTGTACGCCCGCAACCTGCTGGATTTCCTCAAGCTGGTCATCGACAAGGACGGCCAGTTCCAGCTCAACCTCGAAGACGACATCGTCGCCGCGTGCCTGATGTGCCGCGACGGCCAGGTCGTGCGGACCAACGGTTAA